Genomic segment of Williamwhitmania taraxaci:
AAACGGGTATGTTAATACCTTCGATCGGGATTGTGGAGGTTTGTTTGCAGAAATTTACAGCGAGCATTGGATTTATAATAAAGTTTCTATGGCATCTTATGTGGCCGTAGTCATTAATTATTTTCTCTACTGAAGTAATGGTGTTCGAAGTAGATAAAACGGTCGAAGTTGTGCCACCCATTTCGGTTCAAGTTGTGCCAGGCGTTTCGGTCGAAGTTGTGCCACTTTTTTAGGTGCATTTA
This window contains:
- a CDS encoding LytTR family transcriptional regulator DNA-binding domain-containing protein; the protein is MGGTTSTVLSTSNTITSVEKIINDYGHIRCHRNFIINPMLAVNFCKQTSTIPIEGINIPVSRRKRSDIENIPNQ